A single genomic interval of candidate division WOR-3 bacterium harbors:
- the bamA gene encoding outer membrane protein assembly factor BamA — translation MSSLFLALLLATQPVLDTNRIVLLDITAQTSRTDPGLVIRTAGLTPKSVYTVNGFRTALAEAIRKIYELGFFAQIVAETTMIADGVKLNFILEEYPKLKSVQFEGYRLVKKKDLQSKVKLREGEILTDKKIFDLKQELLKMYKQKGFLLVEIKPEKSPPDSTGAVVLTYQIDEGDPVRIRKIEIYGNENFTDLQIKKKLTNKEKTWYRKGQLKEEEFAKDLDRIVEFYKQRGFIEARVLDYDMKYDQGWVDITIYLSEGKKYFFGNFTFQGDSVIAPERLKQLVRYRPGAVYNTKQAQATLSDIYSLYAEEGYIYAQVSPVEQISADTVHITYEIIEGMPAFIRLVQIEGNHQTLDKVIRREISSLPGYPFKRSEVLRSQRDIFNLGFFEDVALDYRRVDTLGAIDLIYKVKEKSFFGTIGAGVSYSAQDQFTGYVELQQPNLLGRGWRTNLKLEKGSKKTNFQLSFTEPWLFDTPTSAGFDAVYLTRDYDYYNKQEISGGISFSRPLPLDYTRAYLGLRVSDAYVPPTSISSSYKPSKLFNVYRDTVHKTSFVPSITLTRDSRDYIYNPLTGSAITYALDLSIGDIRFQRHTIDITQHLPLFWKFGLKGRARFGYITGFSATDTVPLYERFYPGGTGPDGIRGYGERTVGPFDSGYPVGGRMLSIFSLEYKLRLNPQLSFLAFFDAGNTWDRVNQFNLSDLKRGAGIGVRLEIPMLGLIGFDFGYGFDKARPGWEPHFQLGTTF, via the coding sequence ATGAGCTCCCTGTTTCTGGCGCTTTTGCTCGCCACCCAACCCGTTTTAGATACCAATCGCATCGTCCTGCTTGACATTACCGCCCAAACCAGCCGCACCGACCCCGGTCTGGTTATTCGTACTGCGGGATTAACTCCGAAATCGGTTTACACCGTCAACGGTTTCCGGACCGCGTTAGCCGAAGCCATCAGAAAGATTTACGAACTCGGTTTTTTCGCGCAAATCGTAGCAGAAACAACGATGATTGCTGACGGCGTCAAACTGAACTTTATCCTTGAAGAGTACCCGAAACTGAAATCGGTGCAGTTTGAAGGTTATCGCCTGGTCAAGAAAAAGGACCTGCAGTCAAAGGTAAAACTGCGCGAAGGCGAAATCCTGACCGACAAAAAGATTTTTGACCTGAAGCAGGAACTCCTTAAGATGTACAAACAGAAAGGGTTTCTCCTCGTCGAAATCAAGCCTGAAAAATCACCCCCGGATTCAACCGGTGCTGTTGTCCTGACCTATCAGATTGACGAAGGTGACCCGGTACGCATCCGCAAGATTGAAATCTACGGCAACGAAAATTTTACCGACCTGCAGATTAAAAAGAAACTGACCAACAAAGAGAAAACCTGGTATCGTAAAGGGCAATTAAAGGAAGAAGAGTTCGCCAAAGATTTGGACCGGATTGTCGAATTTTACAAACAACGCGGCTTTATTGAAGCCCGGGTCCTTGACTACGATATGAAGTACGACCAGGGCTGGGTGGACATTACCATCTATCTATCCGAAGGTAAAAAGTACTTTTTCGGCAACTTTACATTTCAGGGCGATTCGGTCATTGCCCCGGAAAGACTCAAACAACTGGTACGCTACCGACCCGGTGCGGTCTACAACACCAAACAGGCACAGGCGACCCTGAGCGACATCTATTCACTCTATGCCGAAGAGGGCTATATTTACGCCCAGGTTTCACCGGTCGAACAGATTAGCGCCGACACCGTACACATCACCTATGAAATCATCGAAGGAATGCCGGCGTTTATACGACTGGTCCAGATTGAAGGCAACCACCAGACCCTGGACAAGGTTATCCGCCGGGAAATCAGCTCTTTACCCGGTTACCCGTTCAAACGGTCTGAGGTGCTGCGCAGCCAGCGCGACATATTCAATCTCGGCTTCTTCGAAGATGTTGCCCTTGACTATCGCCGCGTTGACACCCTGGGCGCCATTGACCTCATCTACAAGGTCAAGGAAAAGAGTTTCTTTGGCACCATTGGCGCTGGTGTTTCCTATTCGGCGCAAGACCAGTTTACCGGCTATGTTGAACTCCAGCAACCCAACCTGTTAGGACGAGGCTGGCGCACCAACCTCAAACTGGAAAAAGGGAGCAAGAAAACCAACTTCCAGTTGAGTTTTACCGAACCCTGGCTGTTTGACACCCCGACCTCTGCCGGTTTTGATGCCGTTTATCTAACCCGGGACTACGACTATTACAACAAACAGGAAATCAGTGGCGGCATCTCGTTTTCCCGCCCGTTACCCCTTGACTACACCCGTGCCTATCTCGGTTTAAGAGTAAGCGACGCCTATGTTCCCCCTACCTCTATCAGTTCCAGTTACAAACCTTCAAAACTGTTCAATGTTTATCGAGACACAGTACATAAAACATCCTTTGTTCCATCTATCACCTTAACGCGCGACTCCCGCGACTACATCTACAACCCACTAACCGGTTCCGCAATAACCTACGCACTTGACCTTTCCATTGGTGACATCCGCTTCCAGCGCCACACCATCGACATCACCCAGCATCTACCCCTTTTCTGGAAGTTCGGCTTAAAGGGCAGAGCCCGTTTCGGCTACATAACCGGCTTTTCAGCGACTGATACCGTACCACTTTACGAAAGGTTCTATCCCGGTGGTACCGGTCCGGATGGTATTCGCGGTTACGGCGAACGCACGGTTGGACCTTTCGACTCTGGTTATCCGGTTGGTGGCAGAATGCTCTCCATCTTTTCTCTTGAATACAAACTGCGACTCAATCCCCAGCTTTCCTTCCTTGCCTTTTTTGATGCCGGTAACACCTGGGACCGGGTAAACCAGTTTAACCTTTCCGACCTGAAACGGGGTGCGGGCATTGGTGTCCGATTAGAAATTCCGATGCTCGGACTAATCGGTTTTGATTTTGGTTACGGGTTTGATAAAGCCCGACCGGGCTGGGAACCTCATTTCCAGTTAGGAACCACCTTTTAA
- a CDS encoding carotenoid biosynthesis protein, producing MKRHKNESALLNIGIWFALAAAVVSMAADIIVKPPLLWLTLMPAYCLAVFAFLHSLKFWETRQALWFLALGLILPYIAEYLGTNFGAIFGSHWFSRIQDLRLQVGVMLPGKIPLNTILLWYSMLYLTFLTGIYLVDATPKYLSAYNTTPLAASLLITLWQLAAGPVAITRGAIGFVNKGFYHGIPLSNFVGWFATTLFIISFFQAIEPNLANAARFYESKSPVTILPILMLGVNILYNTLLCFRMELLGAAWLSVAVLLLFSLAIAIRSKSHPAIQLEALTAAK from the coding sequence ATGAAAAGACATAAGAACGAATCTGCACTGCTCAACATCGGCATATGGTTTGCCTTAGCAGCAGCCGTCGTCTCAATGGCTGCCGACATCATCGTGAAACCACCTCTTCTCTGGCTGACCCTGATGCCTGCTTACTGTCTTGCCGTATTTGCCTTTCTACACAGTTTAAAGTTCTGGGAGACAAGGCAGGCGTTGTGGTTTCTGGCTCTGGGTTTGATTCTACCTTACATCGCCGAATACCTCGGAACCAACTTTGGTGCCATCTTTGGCAGTCACTGGTTTTCCCGAATCCAGGACCTGCGCCTGCAGGTTGGAGTAATGCTCCCGGGCAAAATACCATTAAACACAATCCTCCTCTGGTATAGCATGCTCTATCTGACATTCTTAACCGGAATCTACCTTGTGGATGCAACCCCCAAATATTTAAGTGCTTACAACACTACTCCTCTGGCAGCGTCGCTCCTTATAACATTGTGGCAGCTGGCTGCAGGTCCGGTAGCAATAACACGAGGTGCTATCGGCTTTGTCAACAAGGGTTTCTATCACGGCATACCGCTGTCGAACTTTGTCGGCTGGTTTGCCACGACCCTGTTTATCATCTCCTTCTTCCAGGCGATAGAACCCAATCTGGCAAATGCCGCCCGCTTTTACGAATCCAAGAGCCCGGTCACTATTCTGCCAATACTTATGCTGGGCGTGAACATCCTGTACAACACGCTTCTTTGCTTCCGGATGGAACTCCTTGGTGCTGCCTGGTTGAGTGTTGCAGTCCTGCTTTTGTTCTCGCTCGCCATTGCCATCCGGTCAAAAAGCCACCCGGCAATTCAACTGGAGGCGTTAACCGCAGCCAAGTAA
- a CDS encoding 30S ribosomal protein S20, translating to MRNRARKTALKKAVKLVRAAKTKEEALKAFVAAQSVIDRCARHRVIHPNTASRLKARLMKQISYLS from the coding sequence ATGCGTAATCGCGCTCGTAAGACCGCCCTGAAAAAGGCGGTCAAACTGGTCCGGGCAGCAAAAACAAAGGAAGAAGCGTTAAAAGCCTTTGTTGCCGCTCAATCGGTAATCGACCGATGTGCCCGGCACCGTGTCATTCATCCGAACACCGCGAGCCGGCTCAAGGCACGCCTGATGAAGCAAATATCCTATCTCTCATAA
- a CDS encoding glycosyltransferase family 4 protein, whose translation MKVLYITTAYPRSESDVITPWLVETVQRLQNNGVQVTVFTSSYKGLGNQTIFGTRVIRFRYFFARWENLTHDETAIDRVRKGFLNKILALSYLVCGTIAIWRLCRNEKFDIIHIHWPLPHFLFGYVAAKLYRAPTVISFHGAELMAVRHKFKILRPFVRWAIARASRITANSTYTVQAIQSILNRPVDIVPFGAGLPENLRNPTNQPQSQNEYNILFVGRLVERKGVHHLIEAAAILKQKLPVKINIVGSGPEMNRLQQLTRQLKLEDTVLFHGQVSPQQLQHHYQTCSVFVLPAVIDSKGDTEGLGVVLIEALTYQKPVVASGVGGITDIIINEKTGITVPPGDSAKLAAAIERLLTDRELASRLAAAGYHHIQMNYSWTTIVQRLIGIYQQLLAETRT comes from the coding sequence ATGAAAGTCCTTTACATCACCACCGCTTATCCAAGGTCGGAAAGTGATGTTATAACCCCCTGGCTTGTTGAAACCGTTCAGCGCCTTCAAAACAACGGTGTTCAAGTAACTGTATTCACATCTTCTTACAAAGGCTTAGGCAACCAGACAATTTTCGGAACAAGGGTAATAAGGTTTCGCTACTTTTTCGCCCGTTGGGAGAATCTCACCCACGATGAAACCGCCATTGACCGGGTGCGCAAGGGGTTTCTGAACAAAATTCTTGCCCTCTCGTATCTGGTCTGCGGCACAATCGCTATCTGGCGCCTGTGCCGAAATGAGAAGTTTGACATCATCCATATCCACTGGCCCTTACCGCATTTTCTGTTTGGTTATGTTGCGGCAAAGCTGTACCGGGCACCAACCGTTATCAGTTTCCACGGCGCCGAACTGATGGCGGTCCGTCATAAATTCAAAATCCTGCGTCCATTTGTCCGCTGGGCGATTGCCAGGGCAAGCCGAATAACCGCCAACTCCACCTACACCGTTCAGGCAATTCAGTCGATACTGAATCGGCCCGTGGACATCGTGCCATTTGGCGCTGGCTTACCAGAAAATCTCCGCAACCCCACAAACCAACCCCAGAGCCAGAATGAGTACAACATCCTGTTTGTTGGTCGCCTCGTCGAACGAAAAGGAGTCCATCATCTAATTGAAGCCGCGGCGATTCTCAAACAAAAACTGCCGGTGAAAATCAACATCGTTGGCTCGGGTCCGGAAATGAACCGGCTTCAGCAACTCACCCGGCAGCTTAAACTTGAAGACACCGTGCTGTTTCATGGCCAGGTTTCTCCACAACAACTTCAGCACCATTATCAAACCTGTTCTGTATTCGTCCTGCCCGCCGTGATTGACTCCAAAGGTGATACCGAAGGGTTAGGTGTTGTCTTGATTGAAGCGCTTACCTACCAGAAACCGGTAGTGGCTTCGGGCGTTGGCGGTATAACTGACATAATCATCAATGAGAAAACCGGCATCACCGTGCCGCCTGGTGATAGTGCCAAACTGGCTGCGGCGATTGAACGGCTACTTACCGACCGCGAACTCGCATCCCGTCTTGCGGCTGCGGGATACCACCACATTCAGATGAACTACTCATGGACAACAATCGTCCAGCGCCTGATTGGTATTTATCAACAATTACTCGCCGAGACACGCACCTGA
- a CDS encoding YfhO family protein gives MAKKHRNRQIETKPAAVPARHRTVDFDQQPYPRLAIFTLFLLPLVFYARFLTGSVMLFGTDFIGAGGYAAHQFMSEYIKRHLTIALWQPQILCGQPTVAAFFGDLFYPTILLRLLFPVHIVWAWTFYIHTFLAGLGTYLFLKELKLNTIAAFLAGVAYMFSGSLLTLAYAGHDGRLIGSALMPVALFFLCRGINRRQFLLFILTGFILGLQLLSGHIQKVYYTVLLLIAYFVFVFIRTIKQEHNPKLALRLLLYFIIGSLFAVCLAAIQYLPIYGNLPYGARGAERGYEFATSWSMPIAEIFDLLTPHFSGSLWQYWSKNPFKLHSEYLGILPLIFALVAIFQIRKKAEVKFFLITLIITILMAWGGNTPFYRIPYHLLPGIAKFRGPGMIFFIAGFSIAVLAGYGINHLLTSDEQKGQKIRKSIPRVLIYGGAVILLFFLIALIARGFLAGIFNPGPRLPQFEANYPSFTTGLLFTLLIWILGCLLIYLLNRNRLAPLPFTIIVALIMTLDIGISLKLWNNNQGYIRSLPPPQEYFAPDEVVRFLKADTTFYRVLPLNYERSDEGELWLHNIFSTGGQIPNPLQTYQDFIGAGKSVMFQANNLLNPNFMNLLNVKYIITYNLPDDASSYDAQTQQFINQLKLYFSQPQFKKAFTGARYAIYENSDYLPRAFIVKNWEIVQNKDQLLARLMQPDFDPAHTALLYENPGMALTPDSSYGTVRIAHYDANRIIVQASLTTPGLLILSENYHPDWKVIVNGKPAKLLQAYHTLRAVMLTEGEHQIEFRHQPRYYTLGIILTLFSTLFLIIILLVQIFQSRHNRKPKADAR, from the coding sequence ATGGCAAAGAAACACCGCAACCGCCAAATTGAAACTAAACCGGCAGCCGTTCCTGCGCGGCACCGTACCGTTGACTTTGACCAGCAACCCTATCCCCGACTTGCAATTTTCACCCTCTTTCTCCTGCCGCTTGTTTTTTATGCCCGATTCCTCACCGGTTCGGTGATGCTCTTCGGCACCGACTTCATCGGTGCCGGTGGTTATGCTGCCCACCAGTTTATGTCCGAATACATCAAGCGGCATCTGACTATCGCCCTCTGGCAACCCCAGATTCTATGCGGTCAACCAACCGTTGCTGCCTTCTTTGGCGACCTGTTCTATCCAACAATACTGCTCCGCCTGCTCTTTCCGGTACATATTGTCTGGGCATGGACCTTCTACATCCACACCTTTCTCGCCGGCCTGGGAACCTATCTCTTCTTAAAAGAACTGAAACTTAACACCATTGCCGCATTTCTTGCCGGTGTCGCCTATATGTTCTCAGGTAGCCTCTTAACACTCGCTTATGCCGGCCATGATGGTAGATTGATTGGCTCCGCGCTTATGCCTGTTGCCCTGTTTTTTCTCTGCCGGGGGATCAATCGGCGCCAGTTTCTTCTGTTTATCCTGACCGGTTTCATACTCGGCTTACAGCTCCTCTCCGGTCATATCCAGAAAGTCTATTACACCGTCCTGCTTCTTATCGCCTACTTCGTTTTTGTCTTCATCCGCACAATTAAACAGGAACACAACCCAAAACTTGCCCTGCGTCTTTTATTATACTTTATCATCGGCTCGCTGTTTGCCGTCTGCCTTGCCGCCATCCAGTATCTGCCGATATACGGCAATCTACCCTATGGCGCCCGCGGCGCGGAGCGCGGCTACGAATTTGCCACCTCCTGGTCAATGCCCATCGCCGAAATCTTTGACCTGCTTACCCCTCACTTCTCTGGCAGCCTCTGGCAATACTGGAGCAAAAACCCGTTCAAACTCCACAGTGAGTATTTAGGTATCCTGCCCCTGATCTTTGCACTGGTGGCAATTTTCCAAATTCGTAAAAAAGCCGAAGTGAAATTTTTTCTTATCACCCTTATTATCACTATCCTGATGGCATGGGGCGGCAACACCCCATTTTATCGTATCCCCTACCACCTTCTACCCGGCATTGCCAAATTTCGTGGTCCGGGAATGATATTCTTCATCGCCGGTTTTTCTATTGCGGTCCTTGCTGGCTACGGCATCAACCACCTTTTAACTTCTGACGAACAAAAAGGGCAAAAAATACGAAAGAGTATTCCCCGCGTCCTTATCTACGGCGGCGCTGTCATACTGCTATTTTTCCTCATCGCCCTGATTGCGCGCGGTTTCCTTGCCGGTATTTTCAACCCCGGCCCACGTCTTCCCCAGTTTGAAGCCAACTACCCGTCATTCACTACCGGCTTACTATTTACCCTCCTCATCTGGATCCTGGGCTGCCTGTTGATTTATCTCCTCAACCGTAACCGACTTGCGCCGCTTCCTTTCACAATCATCGTTGCCCTGATAATGACCCTTGACATCGGCATCTCCCTGAAACTCTGGAACAACAATCAGGGCTACATCCGCTCTTTACCGCCGCCACAGGAGTATTTTGCCCCGGATGAAGTTGTGCGGTTTCTCAAAGCCGACACAACGTTTTATCGCGTTCTGCCCTTGAACTACGAACGCTCCGATGAAGGCGAGCTCTGGCTGCACAACATCTTCTCTACCGGTGGCCAGATACCCAACCCGCTTCAAACCTATCAAGATTTTATCGGTGCAGGCAAAAGTGTGATGTTTCAGGCGAACAATCTCCTTAACCCCAACTTTATGAACCTGCTGAATGTGAAATACATCATCACCTACAATCTGCCCGATGATGCCTCCAGTTACGACGCCCAGACCCAGCAGTTCATCAACCAGTTAAAACTTTACTTCAGCCAGCCCCAGTTCAAAAAGGCTTTTACCGGTGCCCGCTATGCCATCTACGAAAATTCCGACTACCTGCCCCGTGCCTTCATCGTCAAAAACTGGGAAATCGTCCAGAACAAAGACCAGCTCCTTGCCCGCCTTATGCAACCCGACTTTGACCCCGCGCACACCGCCCTGCTCTATGAGAATCCCGGAATGGCTTTAACCCCGGACTCCTCTTACGGCACCGTCCGCATTGCCCATTACGACGCCAACCGTATAATAGTTCAGGCTTCCCTCACAACGCCCGGACTCCTAATCTTAAGCGAGAACTACCATCCGGACTGGAAGGTAATAGTTAATGGCAAACCCGCAAAACTACTCCAGGCTTACCATACCCTCCGCGCGGTTATGCTTACAGAAGGTGAACATCAGATTGAATTCCGCCACCAACCTCGCTATTACACTCTGGGTATTATCCTGACCCTGTTTTCAACACTATTTCTAATTATAATTTTACTGGTCCAGATTTTCCAGAGTCGGCACAACCGGAAGCCAAAGGCTGATGCTCGCTAA
- a CDS encoding DUF2029 domain-containing protein codes for MLAKDQQLTRKDFFLALSVFVINLTVHLIRLNYWTPLPDEINYALSARYLITHQTLIGNDIMFFPPLFVYIAALLQKSGIELLLSVRLISAVAGALLLASLYFALRAHYRQLTALIATGIAFSLYAFHLYSRLGQVEILMLMFILFSITSVLFKKTFWAGLLLGMALWVKETALGLLLSLLIFYLLQPADRKRSIVLIFGGMAAPVILLISIGYISGQNLLFEISASRGYDINMLKLSPFTNFIATSANLGFNLFPRLFYKWEFLSFILFAPVTTLFLLSLTIIRALKLRPFPLLVTCYLLVHLTFFFFFSRKFDYYLLPAALLITAAATCELFEKDVPTRLRFIGKVLVSVLVIFNIYANNFLYFNRGTHRSFETAISNISTGTAVATSHPTLVAYLSQRSEKNLQILPLFEPRSYHLNQKALTDSTITAVIVKKYYYDRLRNTYPVDWDSLLYRFPIQEDYLDSNWSLWLITKNQIIRQFSFLKDLAEFAKPTGVVVLRRLPDHTN; via the coding sequence ATGCTCGCTAAAGACCAGCAACTGACCCGAAAAGATTTTTTTCTTGCCCTGTCTGTTTTTGTCATTAACCTGACGGTCCACTTAATTCGCCTCAATTACTGGACCCCGTTGCCCGATGAAATCAACTACGCCCTTTCTGCCCGATACCTCATCACCCATCAAACACTCATCGGCAACGACATTATGTTTTTCCCGCCCCTCTTTGTCTATATTGCCGCACTGCTTCAGAAATCTGGCATCGAACTGCTCCTCTCGGTTCGCTTGATTTCGGCTGTCGCCGGTGCCTTGTTACTTGCCTCTCTATATTTTGCCCTGCGTGCCCATTATCGCCAATTAACTGCACTTATTGCTACCGGTATTGCTTTCTCGTTGTATGCCTTTCATTTATACAGCCGGCTCGGTCAGGTAGAAATTCTGATGCTAATGTTTATCTTGTTCAGTATAACATCGGTTCTCTTTAAAAAAACATTTTGGGCTGGGCTCCTTTTAGGTATGGCACTATGGGTAAAAGAAACCGCATTAGGCTTACTTCTCAGCCTCCTTATTTTTTACCTATTGCAACCCGCAGACCGGAAACGGTCAATCGTCCTAATCTTTGGAGGCATGGCGGCTCCGGTTATATTGCTCATCAGCATCGGGTATATTTCCGGACAGAACCTGCTTTTCGAAATAAGCGCAAGCCGGGGTTACGACATAAATATGCTAAAACTATCACCTTTTACCAACTTTATCGCTACCTCTGCCAACCTTGGCTTCAACCTTTTCCCGAGACTGTTTTACAAATGGGAATTTCTATCATTTATCCTCTTCGCTCCTGTTACCACACTTTTCCTCCTGTCATTGACAATTATCAGGGCTCTGAAACTCCGCCCATTCCCGTTGTTAGTAACCTGCTACCTTTTAGTTCACCTGACCTTCTTTTTCTTTTTCTCCCGCAAGTTCGACTACTACCTCCTGCCCGCCGCGCTCCTGATAACAGCCGCAGCCACCTGTGAACTGTTTGAAAAAGATGTGCCGACCCGATTGCGGTTTATTGGAAAAGTACTGGTTTCTGTGCTGGTAATCTTCAACATTTATGCCAACAATTTTCTCTACTTTAACCGCGGCACCCACCGCTCCTTTGAAACCGCAATCAGTAATATCTCAACCGGAACCGCGGTCGCCACATCACACCCAACGCTCGTTGCTTATCTTTCTCAGCGCTCCGAGAAAAACCTTCAAATCCTCCCCCTTTTCGAACCACGCAGTTATCATCTAAATCAAAAAGCATTGACCGATTCCACTATAACCGCAGTCATTGTTAAAAAGTACTATTATGACCGTTTGCGCAACACCTATCCTGTCGATTGGGACAGTCTTCTGTACCGATTCCCTATTCAGGAAGATTATCTCGACTCAAACTGGTCGCTTTGGCTAATTACCAAAAACCAAATTATCAGGCAATTTAGTTTTCTCAAGGACCTTGCCGAATTTGCCAAGCCCACCGGCGTTGTCGTTCTTCGCCGCCTCCCGGACCATACTAATTGA
- a CDS encoding T9SS type A sorting domain-containing protein, with amino-acid sequence MSIIFLFWLTLSSNFAQNRLQQTTPHNPVGNKVSPYITFNRTQHMEKDTVDEHDVGTDAIIAPVGTLHAGDTIIPRATIRNLGTSTEHYFDVRFRIGIDYDATVMVNSLPPFSVIEITFPIWIARTGTYPVSCSTQLTGDINPENDKITRTITVSEVKNLTIEPDQSDTIQLGQRKSYRFYAQLDADTGYIVELKPPTDLSGWTALLLDSNDQTPLTDSDGDGNPELGFVSPGERHYFNLGLLAPTALIGTPAVLKDTVVFSLYGFLANDTIVEDSVRLKITIRPELDIHNYPNPFNGRTTFVISLPEPGAVTLTVYLRTGEQVCRIFQAEPLAAGVHFIPWDGKNNQEQPLTPGTYYYLLEYQNGNRVKKIQKKLVIHKD; translated from the coding sequence ATGTCGATAATCTTTCTCTTCTGGCTCACACTTTCCTCTAATTTCGCTCAAAACCGGTTGCAGCAGACCACGCCGCACAATCCGGTCGGTAACAAAGTTTCTCCGTACATCACTTTTAACCGAACCCAGCATATGGAAAAAGACACTGTGGACGAACACGATGTCGGTACCGATGCCATCATCGCTCCAGTAGGCACGCTCCACGCCGGCGACACAATCATCCCCCGTGCCACAATTCGTAATCTTGGTACTTCCACCGAACATTACTTTGATGTCCGGTTCCGAATCGGCATTGATTATGACGCCACCGTGATGGTTAACAGTCTGCCTCCATTTTCAGTTATTGAAATAACCTTTCCAATCTGGATTGCACGCACCGGCACTTATCCGGTCAGCTGTTCAACTCAACTGACAGGCGACATCAACCCCGAGAACGACAAAATTACCCGTACAATCACGGTTAGTGAAGTCAAAAATCTAACAATCGAACCGGACCAGAGCGACACCATCCAGTTGGGACAGAGAAAATCCTACCGATTCTATGCCCAGCTTGATGCCGACACCGGTTATATCGTTGAACTAAAGCCACCAACTGATTTATCAGGCTGGACTGCACTCTTGCTTGACTCCAACGACCAAACCCCGCTTACCGATAGCGATGGCGATGGCAACCCGGAACTGGGATTTGTTAGTCCAGGAGAACGCCATTACTTTAATCTGGGGCTCTTAGCACCAACCGCGCTTATTGGTACCCCGGCCGTGCTCAAGGATACAGTTGTCTTCTCACTTTATGGGTTTCTCGCAAACGATACGATAGTTGAAGATAGTGTTCGGCTCAAAATTACTATTAGACCGGAACTGGACATCCACAACTACCCCAATCCATTTAACGGCAGGACAACTTTTGTCATCAGCCTACCTGAACCGGGTGCGGTTACCCTAACTGTTTACCTGCGTACCGGTGAGCAGGTTTGCCGAATTTTTCAGGCTGAGCCATTAGCCGCTGGGGTCCACTTCATCCCCTGGGATGGAAAAAACAATCAAGAACAACCGCTTACTCCAGGTACCTATTATTACCTGCTGGAATATCAAAACGGTAACCGGGTAAAAAAAATCCAGAAAAAACTGGTAATTCACAAAGATTAA